The sequence GTCAATTTATAGCTGCCCCTTTCCTGAAATCCGCTAACGAGGGTAGCTATCTTTTGACCAGATGAATTAAATACGGCGAGATTAACAACCGCAGGCTCGCTTAATTCATATAATATATTGGTTACAGGATTAAAAGGATTGGGATAATTCTGATATAATTTGAAGTTATCCGGCAAGTCAATGCAATTAAGATTAATCGAAGTAATAAATCCCGATTCGATGGCTCCTAAATCGGGCGCATTCCCGAAATAAGGGAATCCGATGTCTGTTCCCGCGTCTATTATTTTACCGCCCTGCGCCGGACTCATAAAATCGATATCGGGCAAACTACCGTCTTCCTTACGGGGAGATGTCAGTAAATTTATATCCAGACTTTTAAAGTCGGCGTCTGACAGGGTAAGGTCAAATTGCCAAGAGTTGGTTACAAGAATATTCCTGCTTGTATCGATATAGGCAATGTGTTTATTGCCGAAACCTTTCTGATAACTCAAATTATTTTTCAATATATGATCGTATCCGTCGCCGTCAATATTATCGGCGTCTTCACGGCTCGGGCGATTAAGCATATTGAAATTAATTGTATTCTGATAAGCGGAATTGTTATACCAGTAATTACCCGCCAGATGATGATTTGCATAAAATCCATTGGCCTTATTTTTAGCCGCTATGCAAAACTGGATCGTATGCATTGGAACCGGATTGGGAATTCTGTCGGCAGTGTCGTGTGCAAAGCCGCCCGCCTTGAAACCGTTTCCGTCTCCGAGACTTTGGAACGAAGCTGAATATCCGTTATAAAAAGCCCAGCAGCTGTCGAAAACCACAGACGCGTCGGCGCGAATGATATCGAATCCGTCGTCGCTATTGAACCACGCGCGACAACCTTTGAACACAGTGCCCGTTCCGCTTGCGTCGGGATGGCAACCGAAACCGTCCGTATTTCCGCCTAGTCCGTCTTCCGAAACGTTATCCCAATTCCTGTAGGAATCGCAATTGAGAAATAAATTGTTGCCTCCTTTATAATGCCTTAATCCCGTTCCCACATTATCGTGCATGCTTATTTGCTCGAATATATTATTATTGCCCCTGCTGTAAATGCAGTACGATTCGGTGTGGGATGTTATAGTAACCTGGATGCCCGTCATTTCAATTCCTTTCAGGTGAATATAATTTCCGATGACGTAGATACCCACGACTCTTTGATTAGCAGGCATTACATCTGAAAAATCGAAGACGGGAGTCTCCCCAGGGTAAGCCCAATATTTGATTGTATTTCCTTCGGTCCCGCTTTTATCCAGATATGTAACGCATGCAAAAAGATTCGACACAACTCTCGATATCCGGTCTTCTCTTACTTTGTAAAGACCGCCGCCTATATAAACAGTATCCCCGGCTTTGGCTAATTCCTGCGCTTTCTGGAGCGATTCAAGCGGCCGGTCGATAGCGCCGGGATTCGAATCGTCGCCGTCAGGAGCTACATAAATTTGTGAATTAATATTAATCGACGTCAATATTATGACGAGCGATGCAAAAATAATTTTTCTATACACAAGAGCCTCTTTTTAAAACGGATAAAATCTTAATATGAAGAAAAAGCGAATAACGGGGTTATACCTATTTTAGCTGCCAATTTTCTTTCGTTTCAAGTTCCTTTAGATCATATTTAATCTTCGTTCTTTCGACCGACTCTTTATATAACCCGTTCAAGTCGGGTAATGTCAATCGAGCGCCTTTTCGTACGAAGAAAGGCGTTTTATAATCGGGCGTTTCGACTTCTACGTATTGACCGCCTTCGTATTCTTTTTTATCCCATTGGTCGATCCAGATTTCGCCTTTTGGCAAATATATTTTCTTTTTTGTTTTGCCCTCTTCCCAAACCACAGATACGAGGATGTCGTTACCGAACTTATATGTAGTCCAATCTTTCCAGCTTTCCTTCTGCTCGGGATATTCGAGAAACAGAGGTCTAATGATGGGCATCCCCGTTTCACTGGCAATCTTAGCGTGATCATAGATATAATCAACCAGATGCATTCTCAATTTTGTATAGAACCTCCAGACAGCGAGCAGTTCGTGGTCAAAAGACGGTTCGTAATTCATATCCCAAAAAACGCGGTTGTTTGTCGGTCCCACTTCCATGATAGGAGAAAAGCATGCAAAACCGAGCCAGCGCTTGGTAGTTTCCCGATTAATATTTTTCGGATAGCCGCCGGCGTCCGAACCCCATACGGGATACCCCATTACCGCGCATCTCTGAGCCCCGATTATGACCGACCTGAGTCCTTCGGGAGGATTGCCCGTATCGCCCGCCCACATTCCGCCGTACCGTGCGCTGCCTGTATATTGGGCTCGCGGGAATAGAATAAAATCGTTACCCAAAATCGGGCGCACAGCGTCGAATGTAGCTTTTACATATTGTCGCGGATAATCGTTATAATTTTCTCTGTAGCTTGTGCCTATTGAAGTAAATAGATTTAATGAATCCAGAAGTTTTTCGCCGTCGGCTCTGTCGAGTTTGAAACCTTTAACGCCGATTTTAGCCAATTTAGCCGGACCGTTTTCGCCCCACCATTTACACGCTTCTTCGTTCGTAAAATCGATTAACGCCTGTCTGGCATTTCTCCATATGTTGCTTTCCAACTCATAACCTCTGGCGGCGGCAGTATCCGCCATTTTGCCCATAACAAACGGACCGATCCAGAGCATTGTCTTTATGTTTTTCGAATCGAGCCATTTAATCATTTTCTCGAAATTCGGCAGTCTGTTGTAATCGATTTCGTAATCGTCAAAACCTCTTACACCCGGTCCCCATGGTCTGTCGATCCAATAAGCAGTGCATGGAATATCGTAAGCCGCCATTAATAAAATTTCTTCGGTTATCTGAGAATTATAAGGAGAATTTACTTTTGTGCCGTCGTAATACTTATCGTTGTTAAAATGTTCATCGCGCCAGCGCCAGGGCCCGAATGCCCATTTGGGAGGCGCGAACGACGGACCGGTTTCAAGAGCATGTCTTTTCACAAGTTCCGCCGGCGATTCGTCCATCATCAACGAAAAAGAAAATTGAGGACCTTCGAAAGATATTTGAACCATGTCTTCGTATTCTTTACAAAAATCGATAACGCCCGGCCAAGTTCCTTTTACAAAGAGGGCATAATTG comes from Melioribacter roseus P3M-2 and encodes:
- a CDS encoding right-handed parallel beta-helix repeat-containing protein — translated: MYRKIIFASLVIILTSININSQIYVAPDGDDSNPGAIDRPLESLQKAQELAKAGDTVYIGGGLYKVREDRISRVVSNLFACVTYLDKSGTEGNTIKYWAYPGETPVFDFSDVMPANQRVVGIYVIGNYIHLKGIEMTGIQVTITSHTESYCIYSRGNNNIFEQISMHDNVGTGLRHYKGGNNLFLNCDSYRNWDNVSEDGLGGNTDGFGCHPDASGTGTVFKGCRAWFNSDDGFDIIRADASVVFDSCWAFYNGYSASFQSLGDGNGFKAGGFAHDTADRIPNPVPMHTIQFCIAAKNKANGFYANHHLAGNYWYNNSAYQNTINFNMLNRPSREDADNIDGDGYDHILKNNLSYQKGFGNKHIAYIDTSRNILVTNSWQFDLTLSDADFKSLDINLLTSPRKEDGSLPDIDFMSPAQGGKIIDAGTDIGFPYFGNAPDLGAIESGFITSINLNCIDLPDNFKLYQNYPNPFNPVTNILYELSEPAVVNLAVFNSSGQKIATLVSGFQERGSYKLTFDGEGLASGVYFYKLKINDNSVVKQMTLLK
- a CDS encoding TIM-barrel domain-containing protein → MNTNAKKSMTSLVNSLALLFFIGFTACSNPQKLMFLNNGESYTKFEIENRYGNDILITSADTLGSVGFITEGKINWLKGSPEIKKNSENEYTYIWKGDYGRVILDTKESDKEILFNFKLADENVKPSAWIINTKAEPEEYFTGIFERVVDGPQDKSWAKGIKEGLNLRGQRIDVKPKPTVSAYAPFYISSGNYALFVKGTWPGVIDFCKEYEDMVQISFEGPQFSFSLMMDESPAELVKRHALETGPSFAPPKWAFGPWRWRDEHFNNDKYYDGTKVNSPYNSQITEEILLMAAYDIPCTAYWIDRPWGPGVRGFDDYEIDYNRLPNFEKMIKWLDSKNIKTMLWIGPFVMGKMADTAAARGYELESNIWRNARQALIDFTNEEACKWWGENGPAKLAKIGVKGFKLDRADGEKLLDSLNLFTSIGTSYRENYNDYPRQYVKATFDAVRPILGNDFILFPRAQYTGSARYGGMWAGDTGNPPEGLRSVIIGAQRCAVMGYPVWGSDAGGYPKNINRETTKRWLGFACFSPIMEVGPTNNRVFWDMNYEPSFDHELLAVWRFYTKLRMHLVDYIYDHAKIASETGMPIIRPLFLEYPEQKESWKDWTTYKFGNDILVSVVWEEGKTKKKIYLPKGEIWIDQWDKKEYEGGQYVEVETPDYKTPFFVRKGARLTLPDLNGLYKESVERTKIKYDLKELETKENWQLK